The stretch of DNA TGGAAAGCTGGTAACTGGGCGTGAGGACGCGACTTGCGTCATGCGTGGCGCGCTCGGCGTGTTGGGGGCGCGAAGTGGCTCGTTGGCTGGGGCGTGCCGAAATTCTGGGTGGCGTAGTAGCCGCCGGACGTGTCGCGGATGACCCCGATGCCGACCTCGGCCGTGTCGCCGACGAGGTTCCGTTGGTGCCCCGGCGAATGGACCCACCCGTCGTGCATCATCCAGGCGAGGGCGCCGAGTCCCTTGCCGGGGGCGAGCACATAAAAGAGGTTCTCGGCGTACCGCTCGTACTCGTAGCCAAATCGCTCCAGCCGCTCGGGGAGGACGACGCCGTCGCTCAAGACGTGCGCAAACTCCTCTAGCTCGCCCATCCGCGTCGATTGGTAAAGGGACGACAGCTCGAGTTGCAGGTTCCACGTCACGGGGCGGCAGCCTTGCTCAATACGGTAGGCGTTGAGGTGCTCAAACAGCTTCTCGGCGATCCATCGACAGTCGCTGTCTTGGTGGTGGCGGCCAAGCCTCTCGGCGACGGCGCAGGCCGCTGGCACGACCTTGTGAGCCGGCGACGTGCGCTTTCGTTTGCTCGCAAGCCGAGCGACCTCTCTTGCCGCGCACCAGACGCATTCACCAACGAGCCAGACGGCAAGCAGCGGGAGCGGCAGCACGACGATGCGTCGCTGGGTCGGTTCGGTGTTCTTTGGGGGCATCGGCGTACGAAGTGGTTAGGGCGTCAGGCGGTTAAGCCGGAAAGAGGAGCCGGGCCCTCACCTTTAGGTGAGGGCCCGGACTCCGGGGTTGACGTTTAGCCAGCCATCGCCGCGAGCAGCCCGGTGGGCTTGGTCGCGCCGTTCGGCCTCGCCATCGCTTTCACCTCGGACACAACCGCTTCAATCCGTTT from Botrimarina mediterranea encodes:
- a CDS encoding CAP domain-containing protein: MPPKNTEPTQRRIVVLPLPLLAVWLVGECVWCAAREVARLASKRKRTSPAHKVVPAACAVAERLGRHHQDSDCRWIAEKLFEHLNAYRIEQGCRPVTWNLQLELSSLYQSTRMGELEEFAHVLSDGVVLPERLERFGYEYERYAENLFYVLAPGKGLGALAWMMHDGWVHSPGHQRNLVGDTAEVGIGVIRDTSGGYYATQNFGTPQPTSHFAPPTRRARHA